Proteins encoded within one genomic window of Columba livia isolate bColLiv1 breed racing homer chromosome 1, bColLiv1.pat.W.v2, whole genome shotgun sequence:
- the ICOSLG gene encoding ICOS ligand produces the protein MEPRSCGFLLLLLHILRAVIALEEKIITSKPGDNVTLSCIYQGKELHLKNLRVYWQIADDQEDCTVVHALISGQDNESEQCIHFKNRTQLFWDRLEKGDFSLLLLNVSQSDKHRYKCVVLQKTEYTRVIHQAEVVLRLAASYSQPILSGPIRNSDSTEEEVTFSCRSGNGYPEPNVYWINKTDNSHLPPSELKISRHTDGTYSVFSTLKVKATSNMQIECSIENRILQENLSANYTQQKQSNGSSIESHKNLEKSRRRAQAAGIISIVLLIGLLAVIACWLRRRRSSKPVSYTDVQPNEDKGGLNSPI, from the exons ATGGAGCCGCGAAG CTGTGGATTTCTGTTACTGCTCCTTCACATCTTGAGAGCTG TTATTGCACTGGAGGAGAAGATCATCACCAGTAAACCTGGAGACAATGTTACACTGAGTTGCATTTATCAAGGAAAAGAATTACACTTAAAAAATCTACGGGTATATTGGCAAATAGCTGATGATCAAGAAGACTGTACAGTTGTACATGCACTGATCTCTGGTCAAGACAATGAAAGTGAACAGTGTATTCACTTTAAAAACAGGACTCAGTTATTCTGGGATAGATTGGAAAAAGGCGATTTTTCCCTGCTACTACTAAATGTCAGCCAGAGTGATAAACATAGGTACAAATGTGTAGTACTGCAGAAAACCGAATATACCAGAGTGATTCATCAGGCAGAAGTGGTCCTCAGATTAGCAG CTAGTTATAGCCAACCCATACTCAGTGGACCCATAAGAAACAGTGACAGCACTGAAGAGGAGGTGACTTTCAGCTGCAGGTCTGGCAATGGATACCCAGAACCCAATGTTTATTGGATAAATAAAACGGACAACAGCCACCTGCCTCCGTCAGAGCTAAAGATCAGCCGCCACACCGATGGCACTTACAGTGTTTTTAGCACACTGAAGGTCAAAGCCACTTCTAACATGCAAATAGAGTGCTCCATAGAAAATAGAATACTTCAGGAAAATCTGTCAGCCAACT ACACACAGCAGAAGCAAAGCAATGGTTCTAGCATAGAAAGTCacaaaaacctggaaaaaagcAGACGACGTGCTCAAGCAGCTGGCATAATTTCCATTGTCCTTCTGATAGGTCTTCTAGCTGTTATAGCCTGCTGGCTGAGGAGACGGAGGTCCTCTAAACCAGTATCCTACACAG ATGTCCAACCAAATGAAGACAAAGGAGGACTCAACT cacCCATCTAA